The sequence ACCCGACCGGCCGCAGTCCACAAGGACCAAGGTCGACTAGAGAGTCAGTCCTTCAGTCACTTCTGAAGTTACTTCTACAGCTACTTCTTCTTTGTCTTGGCTCCGACGACGTCCAGGTCGATCACGGCCAGGACATCCTCGTGCAGACGTGCGTGAGCCTGGAACCGGCCGGTCGCCTTGATGGCGGACGGCAGGGTCACGACGCGCTTGTCGATGCTGCCGCGGCCTGCGGCCTCGACGGCGTCAGCCACGTCGGCGGCCTTGACGGCGCCGAACAGGCGGCCGCCCTCACCGGCGGTGACCTCGAGCTTGACCGCGGACGCCTGGAGCTGTGCAGCCAGGGCCTGGGCCTCCTCGAGGGACTTCACGGCGCGGATCTGGCGGGCAGTCTTGATCGACTCGACCTGCTTCTCCCCGCCCTTGGTCCACAGGGTCGCGAAACCGCGCGGCAGCAGGTAGTTGCGGGCGTAGCCGTTCTTGACGTCGACGACGTCACCGGCGGAGCCCAGGCCAGTCACTTCCTGGGTCAGAATGAGCTTTGCCATCTGGTATCTGTTCCTTCCTCGACTCGGTCGATCAGCCGCGGCCAGCGCCGGAGTAAGGAAGCAGGGCAACCTCACGGGCGTTCTTGATGGCCTGGGCGATCTTGCGCTGCTCCTGCACGGTCACGCCGGTCACGCGACGCGCGCGGATCTTGCCGCGGTCGGAGATGAACTTGCGCAGCAGTGCAACGTCCTTGTAGTCGATGACGGTGATGTCAGCGGCCTTCAGGGGGTTGGACTTTGGTTTGGGCTTACGGATTTCAGCCTTCGCCATCGTGGTGCTCCTTCGATATTCGGGAGCCCGCAGAACGGTTCTGCGGGATGGGATCGCAGGTGGCGAGCCACCTGCTGTGCCGTGCGGGAAACGGTTCCCGACGACGTCCGGTCAGTCAGTGCCCGAGGGCACCGGAGGCCGGTGGCGGGCCTGGTGGACACCAGTCCCTGGATGATGCGGTGTGGGGCGGGGAACCCGGGATCAGAACGGAGGTTCGTCGTTGCCCGGGGTCTCCCAGGATCCGGCGGAGGTGGAGGAACCACCCCACGGATCGCTCTGCTGGCCGCCTCCGGCGCCCCAGCCGGCGTTGCCGCCGCCCTGGCTACCGGTGTTGCCACCCTGGTTGAAGCCGCCGCCACCCTGGCCGCCGCCGAAGCCACCACCGGAGTTGCCGCCGAAGCCGCCACCGCCGGAGCGATTGGACTTGGTGACCTTGGCGGTGGCGTAGCGCAGCGAGGGACCGATCTCATCGACGTCCAGCTCGTACGACGTACGCTTCTCGCCCTCACGGGTCTCGTAGCTCCGGGCCTTCAGCCGGCCCTGGGCGACCACGCGGGTGCCCTTGGTCAGCGATTCGGCCACGTTCTCCGCCGCCTCACGCCAGATCGACGCGCGGAGGAACAGGGTCTCCCCGTCCTTCCACTCGTTGGACTGGCGGTCGAACGTTCGAGGGGTGGAGGCGATGGTGAAGTTCGCCACGGCAGCACCCGAGGGGGTGAACCGCAGTTCCGGATCGGACGTCAGGTTTCCAACAACGGTGATGACGGTTTCTCCGGCCATGATGCCTCCTGTAGTGCCTTACGTCCGTGCCGTTCGGCGGTGATATCGGCGTGGGTGTGCGGCTTCCCGGGGGATGCCAACACGGAAATTACTCTGCGGTCTCCGCGGAGATCTTCTGCTCTTCCGGGCGAGTGATCTTGGTGCGGAGGATGGTCTCGTTCAGACCCAGCAGTCGGTCCAGTTCCTTGGAGGTCTCCGGGGAACTGGTGAAGTTGATGACCGCGTAGATGGCCTCAGCCTTCTTCTGGATCTCGTAGGACAGGCGGCGCCGGCCCCAGAGATCGAACTTGTCCACGGAGCCGCCGTCCTTGGTGACGACCTCCAGGTACTTCTGCAGGGTCGGTTCAACGGTGCGCTCATCCACTTCGGGATCAACCAGCACCATCAGTTCATATGCACGCATGCGAACCCACCTCCTTTGGGCTGACGGTCACGGGACTTCCGTAACAGGAGGTTCTGTGCGATGGTTCTGCGCGGAGTCCGTCATGGGACGGCACGCAGAAAACCTTGGCTATCCTACCCTGTGCCCGCGCTGTCCGCGAACCAGAATCGAAGCGGATCGATCCCAGTCTCACCCGCTTCGGCCCGCCGGCACCAGGCCCGGCCGCAGCACTGTGGACAACGCACCGCACCCCAGCCCGCGGTGCAGTGGTGTGGATCAGACGCCCTCGTAGAAGGCGGTGACGGCCCCGGCCAGCCGCGCCGGATCGTCGGCGCCGCACATCTCGCGGGCCGAGTGCATGGACAACAGCCCGATGCCCACGTCCACGGTCCGGATGCCCAGCCGGGTCGCGGAGATCGGGCCGATCGTGGAACCGCATGGCACGCCGTTGTTGGACACGAACTCCTGGAACGGCACCCCAGCCACCCCGCACCAGCGGGCGAAGGCAGCAGCCCCGGCGGCATCGGTGGAATACCGCTGGTTGGCGTTGATCTTCAGCAGCGGGCCGCCGTTGGGCCGGGGGTGGTTCACCGGGTCATGCCGTTCGGCATAGTTCGGGTGGACCAGGTGCCCGGCATCCGCTGAGAGCAGCCAGGAGCCCGCGAACGACCGTGCGGCCCCCTGGCCGGAGACGCCCAGGGCGTCCAGCACCCGGCGCAGCACGTCCTCCAACACGGGCCCGGCGGCACCGGAGCGGGAAGCGGAGCCGAGCTCTTCGTGGTCGAAGGCGGCCAGCACGGGGATCACGGGTGCCCCGGCCGATTCACCGGTCACGCCGTCCGCCACCACACCCCCCACGTTTTCAGTCGACTTGGGGTGGGTGTTTCCGTCCGGGACCCACCCCAAGTCGACTGAAAGTGAATGTGGGGTAGACAGAGATTCCATCGCCACCAGCCCGGCGTGGACGGAGGACAGATTGTCCAGTCGTCCGGAGGCGAAGAGCTCGCCCGAGGCGCCGAACACTCCGGGCGCCTGGGTATCGGCCATCACGACGTCGAAGCCGGCCACCTCGTCCGCCTCCAGTCCCGCGGTGCGTGCCAGGACGGCAAGGATGTCGGTCGGCAGGTCCGAGGTCCGGCCGCCGGCGTCTCCCACCGCCGCGGCGCCCCAGACGGGATTCAGGTGCTGCTGACGGTCGAGCTTCAAGCCGCTGTTGACCTCGCGGTCCAGGTGGATGGCCAGTTGCGGGAACCGGGCGATCGGCCCAGTGCGGACTAGGTGTTCCCCTCCGTCCACGGTCACCATGCGGCCGGCGAAGCACAGTTCGCGGTCCAGCCAGGAGTTCAGCAGAGGTCCGCCGTAGACCTCGACTCCGGCCTGCAGCCAGCCCTCGCGAGACGTGGACGGCTTCGGCTTGAGCTTGAAGGACGGCGAATCGGTGTGCGCCCCGAGGATCCGGAACACCGGGGTGGAGGTGACCTGGCCGGCATCGGGAATCCTCCAGGCCATCACGGCACCGTCCCGGACCAGCACGTACCCGCCGGGCTCCGCCGGGAAGTCCACTGCCTCGTTCACGCGGACATATCCGGCGGCCTCCAGCCGGCGGGCCACCTCGGCGGCGGCGTGGTAGCTCGAGGGACTGGCCATCACGAA comes from Citricoccus muralis and encodes:
- the rplI gene encoding 50S ribosomal protein L9, with amino-acid sequence MAKLILTQEVTGLGSAGDVVDVKNGYARNYLLPRGFATLWTKGGEKQVESIKTARQIRAVKSLEEAQALAAQLQASAVKLEVTAGEGGRLFGAVKAADVADAVEAAGRGSIDKRVVTLPSAIKATGRFQAHARLHEDVLAVIDLDVVGAKTKKK
- the rpsR gene encoding 30S ribosomal protein S18, with protein sequence MAKAEIRKPKPKSNPLKAADITVIDYKDVALLRKFISDRGKIRARRVTGVTVQEQRKIAQAIKNAREVALLPYSGAGRG
- a CDS encoding single-stranded DNA-binding protein; its protein translation is MAGETVITVVGNLTSDPELRFTPSGAAVANFTIASTPRTFDRQSNEWKDGETLFLRASIWREAAENVAESLTKGTRVVAQGRLKARSYETREGEKRTSYELDVDEIGPSLRYATAKVTKSNRSGGGGFGGNSGGGFGGGQGGGGFNQGGNTGSQGGGNAGWGAGGGQQSDPWGGSSTSAGSWETPGNDEPPF
- the rpsF gene encoding 30S ribosomal protein S6 — encoded protein: MRAYELMVLVDPEVDERTVEPTLQKYLEVVTKDGGSVDKFDLWGRRRLSYEIQKKAEAIYAVINFTSSPETSKELDRLLGLNETILRTKITRPEEQKISAETAE
- a CDS encoding M18 family aminopeptidase, which gives rise to MTAPDTDSPRLTPDLPEYLQDLADFVMASPSSYHAAAEVARRLEAAGYVRVNEAVDFPAEPGGYVLVRDGAVMAWRIPDAGQVTSTPVFRILGAHTDSPSFKLKPKPSTSREGWLQAGVEVYGGPLLNSWLDRELCFAGRMVTVDGGEHLVRTGPIARFPQLAIHLDREVNSGLKLDRQQHLNPVWGAAAVGDAGGRTSDLPTDILAVLARTAGLEADEVAGFDVVMADTQAPGVFGASGELFASGRLDNLSSVHAGLVAMESLSTPHSLSVDLGWVPDGNTHPKSTENVGGVVADGVTGESAGAPVIPVLAAFDHEELGSASRSGAAGPVLEDVLRRVLDALGVSGQGAARSFAGSWLLSADAGHLVHPNYAERHDPVNHPRPNGGPLLKINANQRYSTDAAGAAAFARWCGVAGVPFQEFVSNNGVPCGSTIGPISATRLGIRTVDVGIGLLSMHSAREMCGADDPARLAGAVTAFYEGV